CTGCGCTCGGTCGCGCCCGACCTGCTCGACCGGGTGGAGGCGTACGAGGGCGAGCGCGACGCGTTCGACGAGTACCGCATCACCGAGCAGATCGAGAAGGCGCTCGAGCGCAAGGTCTGGCTGCCGTCCGGCGGCTCGCTGGTCATCGACCGCACCGAGGCGATGACCGTCGTCGACGTCAACACCGGCAAGTTCGTCGGTTCCGGCGGCAACCTCGAGGAGACCGTCACCAAGAACAACCTGGAGGCGGCGGAGGAGATCGTCCGCCAGCTGCGGCTGCGCGACATCGGCGGCATCATCGTCGTCGACTTCATCGACATGGTCCTGGAGTCGAACCGCGACCTCGTGCTGCGGCGCCTGATCGAGTGCCTGAGCCGCGACCGGACCAAGCACCAGGTGGCAGAGGTCACCTCCCTCGGGCTCGTGCAGATGACCCGCAAGAAGCTCGGCCTCGGCCTCCTGGAGACCTTCAGCGAGGCGTGCGAGGTCTGCGCGGGCCGCGGCGTCATCGTGCACCACGACCCGGTCGTGAAGCACCGCCAGCCGCAGGCGCCGCAGAACGAGCGCCGGCGCGGACGCGGCGCCAGCTCCAACGGGAGCGGCACCGGCAACGGCAACGCCGGCAACGGGCACGCGAACGGCCAGGCCGCGCACAGCACCACCGGCACGCACGCCATCACCGACGACGCCAAGAACGCGCTCGCGCAGATCGCCGCGTCGACCATCCACGCGCACGCGGAGCACGCGGAGGAGGCCGCTCCGGCCGCCGCCGTCGAGCCGCCCGCCGAGGCGCCGGCCAAGAAGCGCCGCCGCAAGGGCAAGGGCGGCCAGACCGCCGAGCAGCAGCCGCCGGCTGCGCAGGAGGAGCAGGCCACCGAGGTCACCGAGCTCGTGGAGGTCGAGGTCGAGGTCGACGTCGAGGAGGTCGCGGTGTTCGCCGAGGCGTCGGAGACGCCCGCCGAGCCGGTCCTGCCCGTCATCGACCTGCCGGAGCCCGCGCCGGTCGTGGCAGCAGCCCGGCCGTCCGCCGAGGAGACGGAGCTGCTGCTCGACTCCGTGCTCGACGCGCTCCCGCAGCCGAAGGCGCCCGGTCAGGGCCGCAGCCGCAGCCGCCGCGCCAGCACGACGGTGATCGCCGGCGGCGAGCTCGCCCCGAAGTCCGAGTAACGCGCTCCGCCACGCGCCGGCGTCAGTGCCGGCGCGTGCGGTCGCGCGCCTTCACGCGCAGTCCGCTCGCGATCAGCCGCGCCACCAGCTCCTTGCCCGGCACGGGCGTCGCCCCGGCCGCCACGAGCTCGTCGTGGCGACGGTCGGGCACGTCGTAGTGGTCGAGGTCGAAGGCGCGCTCCGGCACGTCGTTGGCCGCGGCGAAGGCGTGCAGCTCCTCCAGCGACGCGTCGCTGACCAGGTGCGACCACAACATGCCGTGGGCGGGCCATGCCGGGGGATCGATCAGGACCGTCATAGAATGATTGTAGGAACCGGGAGCCGAATTGACCGGCTGCCCGGGCCTCGGGTAAAGTAGACCGTTGGTGTGTGCCGGGCGTTGATCCGCACCGCCGTCATGGTTTTCTGAGAGCCGCTCCCGCCTCGGGCGAGCGGGCGGACTCGACAGTGATCCCCAGAACAGTGAAGAGCAGGACCAGGTCCGGGCTGAGAAGCCGCCGGGAGCTGTTCCCCGACGAAAAAAGGTACGTGAAAGTGGTTTACGCAGTTGTGCGCGCCGGTGGCCGGCAGGAGAAGGTCGAGGTCGGCACCATCGTGACGATGGACCGCATCAAGGCCGACAAGGACGGCACCGTCGAGCTGGCTGCTGTGCTGCTGGTCGACGGCGACACCATCACCTCCGACGCCGCCGCGCTGTCCAAGGTGAAGGTCACCGCGGAGGTCCTCGGCGACCTGCGCGGTCCGAAGATCGTCATCCAGAAGTTCAAGAACAAGACCGGCTACAAGAAGCGCCAGGGCCACCGCCAGGAGCTCACGCGCGTCAAGATCACCGGCATCAAGTAGCCGATACCGGACCTCGAGGAGAAGAAGACATGGCACACAAAAAGGGAGCGAGCTCCACTCGCAACGGCCGCGACTCCAACGCGCAGCGCCTCGGCGTGAAGCGCTTCGGCGGCCAGACCGTCAACGCCGGCGAGATCCTCGTCCGCCAGCGCGGCACGCACTTCCACCCCGGTGTGAACGTCGGCCGCGGCGGCGACGACACCCTGTTCGCCCTCTCGGCGGGCGCGGTGGAGTTCGGCACCAAGGGCGGCCGCAAGGTCGTCAACATCGTGGCCGCCGAGGCCTGAGCCTCCGCGCCACGCGCAGCATCATCCGGATGGGCGGGCTTCGGCCCGCCCATCCGCCGTTTCAGACACCGTAGGGAGCACCACCATCATGGCGACGTTCGTGGATCGCGTGACGTTGCATCTGCGCGCCGGCAACGGCGGCAACGGGTGCGTCTCCGTGCGGCGGGAGAAATTCAAGCCGCTGGCCGGCCCTGACGGCGGCAACGGCGGCAACGGCGGCGACATCGTCCTCGTCGCCGACCCGCAGGTCACGACCCTGCTCGGCTACCACCGCCACCCGCACCGCTCGAGCGACAACGGCGGCTTCGGGATGGGCGACCACCGCAGCGGTCAAACCGGCGAGGACCTCGAGCTGGCGGTGCCGGTCGGCACGGTCGTCAAGAGCCCGGACGGCGACGAGCTCGCCGACCTCACCGAGCCCGGCATGCGCTTCGTCGCGGCGCCCGGCGGCCTCGGCGGCCTCGGCAACGCCGCTCTCGCGACGACCAAGCGCAAGGCTCCCGGCTTCGCGCTCCTCGGCACGCCCGGCTGGGAGGGCGATGTCGTCCTCGAGCTGAAGACCGTCGCCGACGTGGCGCTGGTCGGCTACCCGTCCGCGGGCAAGTCGAGCCTGATCGCGGCGCTATCCGCTGCGAAGCCGAAGATCGCGGACTACCCTTTCACGACCCTCCACCCCAACCTCGGCGTGGTGCAGGCGGGCGACACCCGCTACACCGTCGCCGACGTGCCCGGCCTCATCGAGGGCGCGAGCGAGGGCAAGGGCCTGGGCCTGGAGTTCCTGCGACACGTCGAGCGCTGCTCCGCGCTGCTGCACGTTCTCGACTGCGCGACGCTGGAGCCCGGCCGCGACCCGCTGAGCGACCTGGATGTCATCCTCCGCGAGCTGGCCGCGTACCCGGTGCCGGAGGGCCAGCTCCCGCTCCTCGAGCGCCCGCAGCTGATCGCGCTCAACAAGATCGACGTGCCGGAAGGCCGCGAGCTCGCCGACTTCGTGCGGCCGGACCTCGAGGCGCGCGGCTATCGCGTGTTCGAGATCTCCACGGTCAGCCACGAGGGCCTCCGCCCGCTGTCCTTCGCTCTGGCCGAGGTGGTCGAGCAGGCACGTGCGCAGCAGGCAGAAGAGGAGGCCGTGCGCCCGCGCATCATCATCCGCCCGAAGGCGGTCGACGACAGCGGCTTCGTGGTCAAGGTCGAGGGCGGCTCGGACGGCCCGGTCTACCGCATCCTGGGCGCCAAGCCCGAGCGCTGGGTCGCCCAGACCGACTTCGCCAACGACGAGGCCGTCGGCTACCTCGCCGACCGGCTCGCGAAGCTCGGCGTCGAGGACCAGCTGTTCAAGTCGGGCGCCGTCGCCGGCTCGACGGTCGTCATCGGCCGCGACAACGGCGTGGTGTTCGACTGGGAGCCGACCCTGACCTCCACCGCCGAGCTGATCACCTCGCCGCGCGGCACTGACGTGCGGCTCGACGCCAACCAGCGGCCCACCCGCAACCAGCGCCGTGAGGACTACTTCGAGCGCATGGACGCCAAAGCGGAGGCGCGGGCCGAGCTGCTGCGCGAGCGCGAGGCCGGCCTCTGGCAGGACGACACCTACGACGAGAACGCGACGGAATCCGAGGAGACCGACCGGGCATGACCATCGACGACCGCAGCCAGATCCCCGCCGCCCGCCGCATCGTCGTCAAGGTCGGCAGCTCGTCCATCAGCGGCGAGAACGCGGGGCAGATCGGCCCGCTCGTCGACGCCCTCGCCGAGGCGCACGGGCGGGGCGCCCAGGTCGTGCTCGTGTCGTCGGGTGCAATCGCCACCGGCATCCCCTATCTGGCGCTGGAGTCGCGCCCCTCGGATTTGGCGACGCAGCAGGCCGCCGCGGCGGTCGGCCAGAACGTGCTCATCTACCGCTACCAGGACAGCCTCGACCGGTACGACATCGTCGCAGGACAGGTGCTGCTCACGGCGGGTGACATGGAGAACCCGACCCACCGCAGCAACGCCCGGCGGGCCATGGAGCGCCTGCTCGAGCTCCGCATCCTGCCCATCGTCAACGAGAACGACACCGTCGCCACGCACGAGATCCGGTTCGGCGACAACGACCGCCTCGCCGCGCTGGTGGCGATCCTGCTCGACGCCGACCTCCTCGTGCTGCTCTCCGACGTCGACGCGCTCTACACGAAACCGCCGCAGGAGCCGGGGGCCGAGCGCATCGAGCACGTCGCCTACGACGACGCGCTCGAGGGCGTCACCATCGGCGCGACGGGGCTCTCCGGCGTCGGCACCGGCGGCGCGCTGACCAAGGTCTCCGCCGCGCGCCAGGCCGCCGAGCGCGGCACCGCCGTCGTGCTGACCGCGACGACCCTCGTGACCGAGGCGCTGCGGGGGGAGGCCGTGGGCACGTGGTTCGCGCCGGCTCCGGTCGCCGCGTCCGGCGCCATGACGTTCCCGGTGCCCGCGTCCGAGGCTGCGGCCGCGTCCTAGACTGAGGGCATGTCCTCGACCATCGCCGCCCCCGTGTCGCTCGACGAGAAGCTTGCCGCCGCGAAGCGCGCCTCGATCGCCCTCGCCACCGCGACGACCGACCGCAAGGACACGGCCCTCCGCGCCATCGCCGACGGGGTGCTCGCGGCCTCCGCCGAGATCATCGCCGCCAACGAGCTCGACCTCGCCAACGGCCGGGAGAACGGCCTCTCCAGCGGCCTGCTCGACCGGTTGTCCCTCACCCCGGCCCGGCTGCAGGGCCTGGCCGACGCTGTGCTGCAGATC
The sequence above is a segment of the Leifsonia williamsii genome. Coding sequences within it:
- the rpmA gene encoding 50S ribosomal protein L27 produces the protein MAHKKGASSTRNGRDSNAQRLGVKRFGGQTVNAGEILVRQRGTHFHPGVNVGRGGDDTLFALSAGAVEFGTKGGRKVVNIVAAEA
- the obgE gene encoding GTPase ObgE, which codes for MATFVDRVTLHLRAGNGGNGCVSVRREKFKPLAGPDGGNGGNGGDIVLVADPQVTTLLGYHRHPHRSSDNGGFGMGDHRSGQTGEDLELAVPVGTVVKSPDGDELADLTEPGMRFVAAPGGLGGLGNAALATTKRKAPGFALLGTPGWEGDVVLELKTVADVALVGYPSAGKSSLIAALSAAKPKIADYPFTTLHPNLGVVQAGDTRYTVADVPGLIEGASEGKGLGLEFLRHVERCSALLHVLDCATLEPGRDPLSDLDVILRELAAYPVPEGQLPLLERPQLIALNKIDVPEGRELADFVRPDLEARGYRVFEISTVSHEGLRPLSFALAEVVEQARAQQAEEEAVRPRIIIRPKAVDDSGFVVKVEGGSDGPVYRILGAKPERWVAQTDFANDEAVGYLADRLAKLGVEDQLFKSGAVAGSTVVIGRDNGVVFDWEPTLTSTAELITSPRGTDVRLDANQRPTRNQRREDYFERMDAKAEARAELLREREAGLWQDDTYDENATESEETDRA
- the rplU gene encoding 50S ribosomal protein L21, with product MVYAVVRAGGRQEKVEVGTIVTMDRIKADKDGTVELAAVLLVDGDTITSDAAALSKVKVTAEVLGDLRGPKIVIQKFKNKTGYKKRQGHRQELTRVKITGIK
- the proB gene encoding glutamate 5-kinase — encoded protein: MTIDDRSQIPAARRIVVKVGSSSISGENAGQIGPLVDALAEAHGRGAQVVLVSSGAIATGIPYLALESRPSDLATQQAAAAVGQNVLIYRYQDSLDRYDIVAGQVLLTAGDMENPTHRSNARRAMERLLELRILPIVNENDTVATHEIRFGDNDRLAALVAILLDADLLVLLSDVDALYTKPPQEPGAERIEHVAYDDALEGVTIGATGLSGVGTGGALTKVSAARQAAERGTAVVLTATTLVTEALRGEAVGTWFAPAPVAASGAMTFPVPASEAAAAS
- a CDS encoding DUF4031 domain-containing protein, which encodes MTVLIDPPAWPAHGMLWSHLVSDASLEELHAFAAANDVPERAFDLDHYDVPDRRHDELVAAGATPVPGKELVARLIASGLRVKARDRTRRH